Within Dermatophagoides farinae isolate YC_2012a chromosome 8, ASM2471394v1, whole genome shotgun sequence, the genomic segment tcaaatgagAATGCAAATTAGAATGCCTTAAatctcactctctctctctcattctaTTTCCACGAATATAATAgttatagatttttttttgccatatattctttgtttgtttggccaGCTCTACATTTAGATTctccatatatatacataataatgaacTTTATTTgcacaaaacacacacacacacattttacACATTTACAAACATTTCCAATTTCCATTTGTAGCCGAATATTTTCTACTGTATACACGGGTACAATATTATGCTACTAAtcagatagagagagagagagagagagagagaacggGTATTTGTATATAAATGGTGAAAATGGATTTGATACTAACacagatcatcatcgaaaacattatgatgatgatgatcatcatcatcatcatcgttatagTGAAtgtaatatttatatatagagtagcaaaattcattcatgaatataaaaagaaaagaatcgaGATTGAACACAcactcgcacacacacacaaaaatcattcatgttTTTAGGCATGCCcgattctttctttcttggatgaatccatttttattttcacttttctttttttttctcgaattAATTCTTCTTCCATTTTCTTTCGattcttttcaattctattctattctttGCTTATTCTCATTctattcaaataaattatgGAATTTTAAGCGTAcctaaattgtttttttacttattttaattttattgctgtgttgttgttgttgttgctgctgctgatgtacaaaaaagtttttttttctgtgcctcatctgtgtgtgtgtgtgtgtgtttgagattcattcatcactATCCTATTATTTGCTTTTTATccactcttttttttcttctttctttcaaTCGAAACGCgttttcttatttttattcaattttctttcttttttcccCAGTGCAAACAAacccatacacacacaaagagagAAAACCCGATAGATCTGATcagaatttttatatatagaaatatgaataaaatctATAGCCACGGTTTGTAGGCGGTTTTTAACAAACAATTACCAATGCTGATTGGTTAATTTTTATCCGATCATGATCctgttatatatataaatatacgAAGATACGCATGTCTGTCTATCTATctttctctgtgtgtgtatgtgcatgtttgagattttttttttttatattaccaaatcatcatcattttgttataACAACTTTGTTATGTTTGTAGCttttagcatcatcatcatcatcatctatgtTCAATATACATATAGAaatattattctttttttttgttttgtaaagCCAATTCTCTGTCCATTATCGATGCCAATTAGTagtcaaacacacatacacacagaaaaaCTATTCGTCTATGTGCAAGTGAGAGAATGTTTATAAGTATAAATTTAAATGTCATTAATATGTTATAGTTACATTTACAATACAGTCACACAACCAGTAATAACCAATCAatacttttttcttctgtttttttttgcaaatatagttgtctttttttttgtttgtttgtttgaatgaatgaatgaattttttttctttgactttgaacattttcgattttcattatcgttCGGTCACTAATGTCGGTAAAAACCAATAATAGTAAAGTGTCTTCATCGTCTTCATCGccgtcttcatcatcatcatcgtcgccGTCgtcttcgtcatcattatcatcgccATCGACAAAcgaatcaattattgatgataatcatcatcaagattttccgccaaaatcatcatcaccaaaatcAACACCAATAACAATGGttaaatcaaattctatGGCTAAAATAACTAAATcaaattccatttcatcatcaagtttttGTATTGAAGCATTATTGGCAAGATCAAGTCATCcgaaaattaaatcaacaacaaccacagaATTTAATTCTGACATTAATGGTAGAAATACAAGTCCATCCAGAGATTCACCCGCTAcatcattgttgaaatttacCGGTGATGAAACAATCATTGGATCATCAAGATCAATTTCAAGTCCTAAAATAATCgatactgctgctgctgttattAATGGATTtgaaacaggaaaaaatatcgaaacACCATGGCTACATTCAACCGCAAATCCATtgacattatcaacattgttcgctcaacaacaacaacaacaacaacatcatcatcatcattcatctatTTATGGATCAAtctatccatcatcatcaccatcgattATGAATGCTCAAGATCAAGCttctgttcatcatcaccatcatcatcatcataatcaaaatggtTCCGGTGAAGGATCGTcagccacaacaacaacaacagcagcagcaacagcaaaaacaacaacaacaacaaaaacaacaacaccacaatcaatttcaacaacatttcCAACATTACCATTTTTTACTAATGCATCTGCATTTCATTCAGCATTTCATCAGATTGCTACGGCAGCATCAACTGGTAAATCGatggcagcagcagcagcagcggctGCTTCCATTGGTGATGGCCAACAAGTAGCTGCTGCAGCACAGGCATATGAATGGCTAGCCAAAGAGATGCTTTGCCAGAATGGTAAGtgtcataattatcatcatcattattattaatcaaacaaatacaatgatgatttgtttctATAGTGACCATATTGAGagttgaatgaaattattatatctaaactaattatatatatttattattacttaTCAATTTTCCTACATCATTCACTTAATCATACAAAATAATGGCTActgattttcttcttcattcatttatcgtTAATGTTTAcctaactaaaaaaaaaaaataaatagaagTAAACTGACACATCACATTCCAATGTACAATCTATTGCTATGTATAAATTGTGTGTGCTTGGGTGTTTGAGGGAatacaaaatataaatcacacacaaaaaaaatttgatggtGTGAGATTTTTACCACCTATCATTAATGTTATATATCAGGATCATTTAAAATTGTGATTGACAGACGAGATACGAGATATATATAATCCCTACTACTACATCCAatacaacaacgacaagaaAAATCtatacattttttgttgttgttgtgtaaataaaaaaaaaatgtttgtcaatttccaaataatataatgataatgataatcgttTTTAATGTCAATCgtttataatgattttttttttttggggtgACGTGATTACCgtcaatttgatcaattttgtttgcatTTATCCATTATTTGTGTGGGTGGGTGGGTGCTGGTggcgatggtggtggtttagTGTGAAAACcttaaaatcaattattaatgtcatcataatcatcatcatcaatcaacagTATTAATTTGATCTTAATTGTACTGTGTGACAGGATTTCTCACTATttagaaaaaagaagaaaaaaaagtaaattatAGACAGATTTGATATAGATaatttgaacaaataaaTCCGCATTTAATatattaaattattaaaatctAAATCTAAATGATATGATATACATACAGGTTAATCTACCTGTCATTTTTACATtacattccatttttttacattgatcaatcgatcaatgatggcaataaataattggagaaaaaaaaatttttttttgctcaacaTTACAagatattattgattgacatGATTGTCGAtttgtgacaaaaaaaaaaaaatttctgatttcgatttgtgtgtgtgtgtgtgtgtgttttatatGTTTAcgaccacacacacacacacatatgtcACAAAGATGGAAATGAATACTGTTACCTCGTAATATTAAAAATGGTAACCCCTAAAGCTATATGATATAGagattaatcaaaaaatgaatatgaatatagtgaatgaattgaatattggCAATAAGTCCATTTAAACAATATTGTTATgcaaatatatgaaaatgaataacacacacacacacacacgatgtGTTTGGTGTTTTGTTGGCACGGGTCACCAATTtaaaccacaaaaaaaaacagaagcCGAAGACCATtggtctcttttttttcttttgtggGTCAAagtgtaaatttttttttctctggtttGCGgtttatatatgtgtgtgtgtgtgattgtgGTGTTAAGGTGGTGGtcaaccatcaacaacatcgacacTAACAACAACTAATAATAAGCTGGACatgaataaataacaacaatggtGGCTAGAATATAAATACAATCATCTATTGAATGAAAGTTAATCGaatgataaatataaaagaaaaagaaaacaaaaacaagaaaaatatcTAGCAATAAAAACGATTTACCGGTGTTTGTTAACAACGGGCAAagttcatttgattcaaacatagaaattttttttttgcttaaaCTTCAagcaagacaaaaaaaaatatctgacgatcatcatctatgGATGATTAAACTGTTTACAtaacacacacccacacacacacactcatacaTGCATTCATGTACCAGAAACCATCTGGGTCCACAATTGTGTGCATGGTATGgcttaaaacaaaaaaaaaaaaaaatatacactTTGGTCCCCGACGACgacaactaaaaaaaacccaattatccatccattcttattataataaatatatgcaaaatggcaaaaatatttataataCAACAATTGGCTGCtgctgtcatcatcatcatcgttgtcgttgtcggcTCTAATAAGAATCTAATaggattttcattcattacagCTTACAATTCTGTGTTCATACAAAAATGTGTACAGAAAAGTTTTTGGACCAATTTATACAACCATGGTAGCCAAACATCAAacatttctttcaattctttttatcaaaagggatttttttgttttgcccCTCAATCTATTATTTGATCATCCAAATTGGAATGTTTACCCGATGATTGCTGATTATTTTTGCCCAAGGCGTGAAttagacttttttttttggcacaCACTAGTTAGGACGGggattatatatatatacagaaGAAATTAGTGTACCcattgtattgtattgtttttttggaactTTGTTtgagtttttgtttttgttccacATACGACTAAGTGAAacttttatttgatgatgatgcaaagAATGTGGATGAATGTTCCTATGATGAATgaacagaatcatcatttatattcacttttttttgttttatatttacCAATGTATGACTGCTAATTTAGTCAATAATTGAAGTCAGTTGTGAAAAttagattaaaaaaaagaaaaaatttcatttcattcatttttcactttattcTGGTGTTCATTTCGAACATATTCGAAATGAATCTTTgatattaatcaattttaatcaatggaatagaataaatataaattttatcgattcgattgaattctttttgtctatttacacatacacatgtgtgtgtgtgtgtgtggaaatgGATCGATTTAAATTTCCtatatgtgtttgtttccaaacatatatttattatttttaatctGATATATGTATGGTCCATATGGTACCTAATATATTGGATCTGATATGTATTATGTATGTTGATAAAAGAATATCCATCTCGTTTAGCTGACAattatacatacacacacacatacggacaaacaaacaaaataaaaatgagtCATTAATGTCCATATATTTACTCATTTACTTATCGgggacaacaaaaaaaaagtttccctttcatatatgaatgaatgaatgaatgaaatgatttgtaTAGAATATTTTAACAATTCATGagcatgataatgatgattatgatgatgatgatgatgatgatgatgatgattattggttTGATcaccatatgatgatttgattatttcaacACCATCTTTCcgttttttcatcactacTACCActaacaacgacaacaacaacaacaaaaaaaatgtgacaaTTGATAAGAATTGTAAtggaaataaatttaaatcatcattattaccgATTTCTAagtgacacacacacacacacacacaacaaatcAACCATGTATGTATATGTGTCAGTCACTTTGGGTTTCTATTtcactgattttttttttttttttttggtacatTACAATATCCATATCGAtcacatttttattctttctttttttctttttggttcATCAGTTGATCCACaccaatagaaaaaaaaacatgacagATGGCCCAAATTAACGCCTGTGTGACACGTACCtactatttttattttttttgattgaacatttataacacacacacacacacagatataCAAAGACacatatgaattgaatgattacgATTTTTGGATTGTGctggtcgtttttttttggtgttggTGCTGTCAACACAACAATACACACAATCTAATGAAATACAATAAACGACAAAAGAGAAgctaattcaatttgatcatttagTATAAGTAGActtttatcaccatcatcaacatccatTGCCACACGAATACGAATTTAACAACAatagaacacacacacacacacacaccaaaacACATTGGTGTCTcatattctctctctctctagaGATTTAGAATTATTTGTTATATTTACTCTtgggccatcatcatcatcatcatcatcatcattgggtCCTTTAAAACTTTCTATGatggtaaaaataaaataaaaataaaacaaaatcctCTCTTccatacaatgatgatgacgacgacgacgtgtgtcacacacacacacactggcgaccagaaaaaaataccgtattttttatcatcatcatcatcatcatcatcaatacattATTCTTCTGTATACAAGTGACTTTTTACACCGAAAAATCATCCTCATCCTAATcatcatggtgatgatgatgatcatttcaagtgtattacacacacacatatgaacaacaatatgTTTTGTTCCCCttaaacaaaaaagtaatctacatttgaatgataaaataaaatgtgtggcatatgaatgaaagagaatacacaaatgaataatgtgactatttgtcatcatcatcatcatcataatcattgttgttgataattgaatggaatttttattgttcaatttaatggtcattaatttaatttgatgttgatggtgatgatgatttgtttgaatcaattacttattttttttttattggcgataaatttattttcatcttttttttcatttctcttcTCTTCTCTCTTTCTAATATTATAGGCCAAAATAATCCGGCATCAATGATTGGTAAATCAAGAAGACCACGAACAGCATTCACTAGCCAACAATTGCTTGAATTAGAGAATCAATTCCGTATGAATAAATATCTATCAAGGCCTAAACGTTTTGAAGTGGCCACCAATCTATGTTTATCGGAAACACAGGTAATGCAACCAAGCAtccaatattttattttttttttcagtgtttgattcatttctCTATTTGCACATGAAATAAATTATGAGAAttgagaataattttttttttattaccatccatccattcattggattatttgatttgattttaccATAATGAtgcttatgatgatgatgatgataatttcattggATCACCATAtgtcattttattatatttatttatataaaaagagagagagagagagacttTTTACAATTAAAGTCAAATGATAAGATTCcattaatttaattgaaaatcacagaaaatttcacacacacacacacacacgagattcttttcctttttttttttggctctcTTCAGTTTATTAGAAGTTAAAATTAGTTGacttgatttaaaaaaaatgatgatgtgattggcgattttttttctcttttggcAAACTGACTTTTTTTGCATGATGCAAGGCACGTGTCTGCTGCACTTATTTATGCAGAGTGTCGTATTATCGACTTTATTATTTAATCACTTAATTTtaaataagtttttttttcaaataacttttaaaagtttttttcgcGTGTGTTCGCGTGTGCAATTTTAACATAAACCAAACTTGACAATCAactgaattattattattattattatttacttTCTGTTGAATAAATAGGTGAAAATTTGGTTCCAAAATCGTCGTATGAAATGGAAACGTAGTAAAAAAACTGCACAAgaagcaaaacaaaatttatcatcatcatcatcatcatcaaaatcatcatcaatggccaataataataataataataataataatagtggaTCAGGCTGtacatcatcagcaacaataacCACAGCCATGAATCAGGATTCAAGTGATGGCCATATGTCAACCAGtgacaatgattatgattcagATAATTCTAATACAGCTCattattctgatgatgaaaataatcataatattaatggaagaataaaaaaatcattatcggCAAATggtagatcatcatcatcatcatcatcatcatcgtcatcatcatcaacattgaccGTTGGTGATCGATCATcaacaccattatcattatttaaatcattaaaatcatcacatGAAAATCAAGTTATCAttggacatcatcatcaacatcaacatcatcttaatcataataatcatcatataaatccaatgatgaCCAGATGGATTGAATGTGGACGTTTTACAAATAGACCATCATCtgataatgaaacaacaatggacattggtgttggtggtaaAGCAATAATAACATCTTTAAGTGGAAAAACAAtcgccgccaccaccaccgcgaacaccaccaccgccagcAGAAGCAgtaacagcagcagcagcggtAATGGTAttattgttggtggtggtgctacTATTTCTTCTGTCGAACCATTTTATAGACAATTTGTAAGCTAAATTAGAAGctatcaaattatcatcattctattccattccattattgattaatatggaaacaataataaattgcaataataaaaatacgTAAAAACACGCGTACGAATAGGACAGagtaataaaaatgatgatgatgatgatgatgaaaatttttcaatttaattgtGTGCtcatttcgtttcatttcatttcatttcttaatTCAGTTtcgttgtatttttttttctgttctccTTGTTCGTTTGTAAATTAtcccaaaaacaaaaaataaaacattttcgaagaaaaaattcaattcaattaatttaaaaaatgaaaatgtaaaagtcaaaatcaaatcaatccgATGATCaactagatgatgatggtctaCAAATGAGatcgttcgttttttttttgtttcttcatcttataataataataataataaacaaaatgatcaattaatcatttttcaattttttaatggataacaatcgattgatttcttcttcttcttcttcttttttttctctctgattcaattcaattggtcATTGGTCattaaatgattgatatGTTTGTCccatgtgtgtttgtgtgttgtcTTCATCACTTGGTTGGCGCGATCacgaatcaattgattttgaacaaagatctctttttttatttgttgaaatgaatgataaagatAAAAAGAAAAGCAAATATTGATTCGTAATacgatcaatgatgatgatgttctgaaattgaatcgatcaaAGATGATGGttaaaagaagaagaagaagcaAAAAATTAATAGCCCCATCGTTAATAGATTTTCCATTGAAGTTTAGATAGATATCAGTTTTTGAAGTAGTCTTCTAGCTCCAGAATTCTTTCATAATTATAcagtaggaaaaaaatcaaattcattcacattctgttttttttcttttgaaattctgaaattttttcaaattgaataaattgttttttaaacAAGAATTTAGTTAACATTTAATTAAGAattagttattattattaataaagaCGTAATGTTTTGGGATTGAAAATTAAGTgcatttaattttatcatcatcatcatcatcatcatcatcatcaatgtgatCGTAATCATTACCAACCACTACTGTACTGTtatgtttgaaatgaaatggatgatgatttccaccattgttgttgttgatgatgaaagcaATTGATAAAGGCAAAATGTTTGGAAAATTATTCTGTTCAATGATcagagagggagagagagaggataTAAACGACGACAATTGAATTCAACTTGTGAAACGGTCGACCAACAATTTCTACAATATCCCTATGTGATATATACAGCTAAATTTAATTATGTTGATTGctctgatgttgttgttgttgttgtcgttcgattttgttttcgatatATTTATGTGTTCATGGATCCAAGTGACAAACTCcggaggttttttttcattttcttacccctcttttttttcctgttatTGCTACAGATTCTTACGTCAATATAGTCACATTgagaattcaatcaaaaaacatcaataacgacgacgatgtATGTTttgcacaacaacaacaaatttgaatcatcattgagcattcccattttttttttgctgtatgttttgttgtcattgtcgtTATATATTTGTTGTATGGGCAATGCAATTGCCttaatttttcacttttcattCGCACACTACTTATATTTTGATGTTGGTATGTGCTGCCGATgatttcatatataataataataataccaCACATTCTCACTTACACACAGATATACTTCCTTTactgccaaaaaaaaaactataagTTCTGGTTCGTGTATTATATATTTGGATGCTTTGGTTAGTATTGCCTATGTATgcacaatgaatttttttttgtgtgtgtctcAACAGCCTCAATTCCCTTAGCgatattcaatttaattgacaactttttttcccgttcatttattctctctctctctctctatacacacacacaaaaatacGATCCTGTTTCGTAATTTTGTTGGGCATCGAACCTTCTTCTTCTGTATAATGTACAACCTATGTGCTTGATTCTGGGTGGTATCATTGATTACATTGCATTGAacgtacatttttttttgtttgtttgtttgtcaccAAAGAATACCGTCAAAATggatatgattattatttaccgaaaaaaaatacgctacattatatatatagggATTCTGATGTTGCCTTGTGATCGCAATATGGTGGTGATTGTAGTTCACTTTTCataaacaaatttatttgaGCTATGACCGAATTAGATCCCTCTAAATGAGATCGAATAGAAGAATGGGAAGATTG encodes:
- the LOC124495589 gene encoding uncharacterized protein LOC124495589, with translation MSVKTNNSKVSSSSSSPSSSSSSSPSSSSSLSSPSTNESIIDDNHHQDFPPKSSSPKSTPITMVKSNSMAKITKSNSISSSSFCIEALLARSSHPKIKSTTTTEFNSDINGRNTSPSRDSPATSLLKFTGDETIIGSSRSISSPKIIDTAAAVINGFETGKNIETPWLHSTANPLTLSTLFAQQQQQQQHHHHHSSIYGSIYPSSSPSIMNAQDQASVHHHHHHHHNQNGSGEGSSATTTTTAAATAKTTTTTKTTTPQSISTTFPTLPFFTNASAFHSAFHQIATAASTGKSMAAAAAAAASIGDGQQVAAAAQAYEWLAKEMLCQNGQNNPASMIGKSRRPRTAFTSQQLLELENQFRMNKYLSRPKRFEVATNLCLSETQVKIWFQNRRMKWKRSKKTAQEAKQNLSSSSSSSKSSSMANNNNNNNNNSGSGCTSSATITTAMNQDSSDGHMSTSDNDYDSDNSNTAHYSDDENNHNINGRIKKSLSANGRSSSSSSSSSSSSSTLTVGDRSSTPLSLFKSLKSSHENQVIIGHHHQHQHHLNHNNHHINPMMTRWIECGRFTNRPSSDNETTMDIGVGGKAIITSLSGKTIAATTTANTTTASRSSNSSSSGNGIIVGGGATISSVEPFYRQFVS